One Paenibacillus riograndensis SBR5 DNA segment encodes these proteins:
- a CDS encoding ABC transporter ATP-binding protein has protein sequence MLRVENISHTFKSGSEVTPVLHNISFEVHQGDMVALLGSSGSGKSTMLNLMAGLMKPTEGHIYIADQDIVKMGENKLAVFRRKNIGFIFQAYELITSLTVRENVELPLVFQSVSPSVRKKKSLALLEAVGIPDKSEMFPSQLSGGQQQRVSIARSLITEPSIIFADEPTGNLDTTTEEEIIRILIDLNKKMKTTFIVVTHEPEVAEHMQRIFTLRDGHMITEKRGTAESEPAEGVPDSENS, from the coding sequence ATGTTGCGAGTGGAGAATATATCACATACGTTTAAAAGCGGCAGTGAAGTGACGCCGGTGCTTCATAACATCAGCTTTGAGGTGCATCAGGGCGATATGGTCGCCCTGCTGGGCAGCTCGGGCTCCGGCAAATCCACAATGCTGAATTTGATGGCGGGCCTGATGAAGCCGACGGAAGGTCATATTTATATTGCCGACCAGGATATTGTCAAGATGGGGGAGAACAAGCTGGCGGTATTCCGGCGCAAAAATATCGGGTTCATCTTTCAGGCTTATGAGCTGATCACCAGCCTGACGGTACGCGAAAACGTGGAGCTGCCGCTTGTCTTTCAATCCGTCTCACCGTCGGTCCGCAAGAAAAAATCGCTTGCCCTGCTGGAGGCGGTGGGGATCCCGGACAAATCGGAGATGTTTCCCTCTCAGCTGTCCGGGGGCCAGCAGCAGCGGGTCAGTATTGCCCGCTCGCTGATTACGGAGCCGTCAATTATTTTTGCGGATGAGCCTACCGGTAATCTGGATACCACAACAGAAGAAGAGATTATTAGGATATTGATTGATTTGAACAAAAAAATGAAAACCACGTTCATTGTGGTCACTCATGAGCCTGAGGTAGCGGAGCATATGCAGCGTATCTTTACGCTGCGGGACGGCCACATGATTACTGAAAAACGCGGTACCGCTGAATCAGAACCTGCAGAGGGGGTCCCTGACAGTGAGAATTCTTGA
- a CDS encoding TetR/AcrR family transcriptional regulator, giving the protein MLRTRQLIRASFRDLLFRKGFDAITIKDIAQQATINRATFYAHFEDKYALLEEITEEAFHEMIPEQVKSAGEFTDEICSQLILAMHGYIVDFYHICRMSSNSMATHVDKKIKKMLQQTIESIFLKGDTYPGAERYYIEIMAAMTGSAIYGAALYWLNVEDKDRVDMLADLVRPYVMNGLGLDRKGDEYR; this is encoded by the coding sequence GTGTTGCGCACACGACAGCTTATTAGAGCATCGTTCAGAGATTTGTTGTTTAGAAAAGGATTTGATGCAATCACCATTAAGGATATTGCTCAACAAGCTACCATTAACCGGGCCACATTCTATGCTCATTTTGAAGATAAATATGCTTTACTTGAAGAAATTACAGAAGAGGCATTCCATGAGATGATTCCTGAACAAGTGAAGAGTGCAGGAGAATTTACTGATGAAATATGCAGCCAGTTAATCTTGGCGATGCACGGGTATATTGTGGATTTTTACCATATCTGTAGGATGAGCTCTAATTCCATGGCTACACATGTGGATAAAAAGATAAAGAAAATGTTGCAACAAACCATAGAAAGCATTTTTCTGAAAGGAGATACCTACCCTGGGGCGGAGAGGTATTACATAGAGATCATGGCGGCCATGACAGGTTCGGCAATCTATGGCGCTGCGCTGTATTGGTTAAATGTGGAGGATAAAGATCGAGTGGATATGCTTGCAGATCTTGTGCGTCCTTATGTAATGAACGGTCTAGGGCTGGATCGCAAAGGCGATGAATACAGATGA
- a CDS encoding helix-turn-helix transcriptional regulator, with product MNKQCYLPTPAYTKYVCYPEFLGHYSNFPQHAERRSEGLLNSYNLHLIFAGEGYVFHEGERIPMGRGKGFLFPRGAYQQYGSDLSRPWDVRWVHFGAGLPLPLLEEVDQSRGYFFTFDPEAGLESLFEEMYRLGVSYETRYEPRLSALLYEILITLLQNSEPQHGAVSLEIRHSIRNAANIIHRECAGAWTLESMARLSGYSSYHFLRLFRLVMGKTPNRFLTDCRLARAKLLLVSTGLTVAEIARQAGFAQSSYFIKVFREFEGMPPNQYRRVFGITIN from the coding sequence ATGAATAAGCAATGCTATCTGCCAACACCGGCCTACACCAAATATGTATGTTATCCGGAATTTCTTGGTCACTACAGCAACTTCCCGCAGCATGCGGAGAGAAGATCGGAGGGATTGCTGAACAGCTATAATTTACATTTGATTTTTGCCGGGGAAGGTTATGTGTTTCATGAAGGGGAACGGATTCCGATGGGGAGAGGCAAAGGGTTTCTTTTCCCGAGAGGAGCTTATCAGCAGTACGGTTCCGATCTGAGCCGGCCCTGGGATGTACGGTGGGTACACTTTGGGGCCGGTCTGCCGCTGCCTTTGCTGGAAGAGGTCGACCAGTCGCGCGGCTACTTTTTCACCTTTGATCCGGAAGCCGGGCTGGAAAGCTTATTCGAAGAGATGTACCGGCTAGGCGTATCCTATGAGACCCGCTATGAACCGCGCCTGTCGGCGCTTCTATATGAAATCCTGATCACATTGCTGCAAAATTCCGAGCCGCAGCACGGTGCTGTCTCCCTGGAGATCAGGCATTCCATCCGCAACGCGGCGAATATTATCCACAGGGAGTGCGCCGGAGCCTGGACTCTGGAGAGCATGGCCCGGCTGTCGGGTTACAGCAGTTATCATTTTCTGCGTCTGTTCAGGCTGGTTATGGGCAAAACGCCCAACCGCTTTTTGACGGACTGCCGTCTGGCCAGAGCCAAGCTGCTGCTTGTATCCACCGGGCTCACCGTTGCGGAAATCGCACGCCAGGCCGGTTTTGCCCAATCGAGCTATTTCATTAAAGTATTCAGGGAGTTTGAGGGAATGCCCCCCAACCAATACCGGCGTGTCTTCGGAATTACTATAAATTAA
- a CDS encoding ABC transporter permease — protein MRILDVTRLAWGQIKRRKVVTGLCMLGLSIGCSAIVVALSLGDSVQSYVSREVTAQFKMDEITVMPNEGVSQGGGPTATKTGANSNVGKLTEQKLDIIRGLKHVTAAAPFQDAGYFELLTTDNKISSFNLVVTDLSLLTKYDFSFQQGVPSKQIGSVVLNYGATIGLMDVETQKKLMESLSSNSYDPEVMRQYDELSRMPSNLYRQQVQFRHSDYDNSTGGVKSYLSSQLQVAGILKKSDGMSADQAMYDKKIYVSQETYDRLKDEFNIKPDKPETGQTYNQALIRVDNQDNLPQVETLIKKLTLNTSNNLYQLEQLKSQFAMFKMVALGVGGFILIIASISIIVAMTMSTHQRRRQIGIMKVLGSNMRQIRTMFIMEAALLGFMGGLLGIGFSYLIVEGINKLVSSSGQMTMGTGESLVVSIPLNSIPVGIVFAVLTGVLSGIYPAISAARTNALTAIKRD, from the coding sequence GTGAGAATTCTTGATGTGACCCGTTTGGCATGGGGCCAGATTAAACGGAGAAAGGTTGTAACGGGCCTGTGTATGCTGGGGCTCTCTATCGGCTGTTCGGCTATTGTCGTTGCCTTGAGTCTTGGCGACTCTGTACAGAGCTATGTCAGCCGTGAAGTCACAGCCCAGTTTAAAATGGATGAAATTACCGTGATGCCGAATGAAGGGGTATCGCAAGGCGGCGGACCAACTGCGACCAAAACAGGGGCCAATTCGAATGTCGGAAAGCTGACTGAACAGAAGCTGGATATTATCAGGGGACTCAAGCATGTCACGGCTGCCGCTCCATTTCAAGATGCCGGATACTTTGAACTCTTAACCACTGACAACAAAATATCCAGCTTCAACTTAGTGGTGACCGACCTCAGCCTGCTGACCAAATATGATTTTTCTTTTCAGCAAGGTGTGCCCAGCAAACAAATTGGCAGCGTAGTGCTTAACTACGGCGCCACGATTGGGCTTATGGATGTAGAAACCCAAAAGAAGCTGATGGAGAGTTTGAGCAGTAATTCCTATGACCCTGAAGTAATGCGGCAATATGATGAACTGTCCAGAATGCCCTCTAATTTGTACAGACAGCAGGTTCAATTCAGACATAGTGACTACGATAATTCAACCGGTGGCGTGAAAAGCTACCTCAGCTCCCAGCTTCAAGTGGCCGGCATATTGAAAAAGTCGGATGGGATGAGCGCTGATCAAGCTATGTATGATAAAAAGATCTATGTATCCCAAGAGACTTATGACAGGCTTAAGGATGAATTCAACATAAAGCCCGATAAACCCGAAACGGGTCAAACCTACAATCAAGCGCTCATCCGGGTAGATAATCAGGATAATTTGCCTCAAGTAGAGACACTGATTAAGAAGCTGACCTTGAACACGAGCAACAACCTATATCAACTGGAACAGCTCAAGTCCCAATTTGCCATGTTCAAAATGGTAGCCTTAGGAGTGGGCGGGTTTATCCTGATTATTGCTTCCATCTCCATCATCGTAGCTATGACGATGTCTACGCACCAGCGGCGGCGGCAGATCGGGATCATGAAGGTGCTGGGCTCCAACATGAGGCAAATCCGCACTATGTTCATCATGGAGGCTGCTTTGCTGGGCTTTATGGGCGGATTGCTCGGGATTGGTTTTTCATATCTGATTGTGGAGGGCATTAACAAGCTCGTCAGCAGCTCTGGACAAATGACAATGGGTACCGGCGAGAGTCTTGTCGTATCAATTCCGCTGAACTCCATTCCCGTTGGTATTGTTTTTGCAGTATTAACCGGGGTGTTATCAGGGATATATCCGGCAATCAGTGCAGCAAGAACCAATGCGCTCACTGCGATCAAACGGGATTAG
- a CDS encoding DUF58 domain-containing protein, producing MTLPWFIISTLLLLMFISAIYQRNALKKVNYIRYFSSQAAFEGETVEMVEEISNGKLLPLPWLRLESSIARGLEFGSQENLGISSGEIYQNHVSLFYLRPYRHIKRTHRVRCEKRGLFRLDTATMTTGDLFGLSRNTHTFPLDLELMVYPVMVDMYELPLPIHSWLGELPVKRWIVHDPFLTAGTREYSPGDSLGSINWKATARTGQMQVHRKDFTADSRLMICLNMEISDSMWRTVTDMERIELGIRYAATIADYAVGHGIETGFLSNGRLDGDGEHDPVNAEPMGRMEDILSLLARLSLERVLPMSRLLELEAERGSTDTDYLIISCHRGAGLQQAAEQLRLAGNGIEWLDIPGEGRNSA from the coding sequence ATGACACTGCCCTGGTTCATCATCAGCACATTGCTGCTGCTGATGTTCATTTCTGCAATCTATCAGCGGAATGCACTGAAGAAAGTGAATTATATCCGTTATTTCTCTTCACAGGCAGCGTTTGAGGGGGAAACCGTGGAAATGGTAGAAGAGATCAGCAATGGCAAACTGCTGCCCTTGCCTTGGCTTCGTCTGGAGTCCAGCATCGCGAGAGGGCTGGAATTTGGAAGCCAGGAGAATCTCGGCATCAGCAGCGGGGAAATCTACCAAAATCATGTGAGCCTGTTCTACCTCCGGCCATATCGCCATATTAAGCGGACCCACCGGGTCCGCTGTGAAAAACGCGGCCTTTTCCGTCTGGATACGGCAACCATGACTACAGGAGATTTGTTTGGCCTTAGCCGCAATACCCACACCTTTCCTCTGGACCTGGAGCTGATGGTTTATCCGGTCATGGTGGATATGTATGAACTGCCGCTTCCGATCCACAGCTGGCTGGGAGAGCTTCCCGTCAAACGCTGGATCGTACACGACCCGTTCTTAACAGCGGGTACACGGGAGTACAGTCCGGGAGATTCCCTGGGCTCCATCAACTGGAAAGCCACGGCCCGCACCGGACAAATGCAGGTTCACCGCAAGGATTTCACTGCCGATTCCAGGCTTATGATCTGCCTGAACATGGAAATCAGTGATTCCATGTGGAGGACGGTAACGGATATGGAGCGGATTGAACTGGGTATCCGCTACGCAGCTACAATAGCTGACTATGCTGTAGGACATGGGATTGAGACAGGGTTCCTCAGCAATGGAAGACTGGACGGGGATGGTGAACATGATCCCGTCAATGCTGAGCCGATGGGCCGGATGGAGGACATCCTCAGTCTGCTGGCGAGGCTGAGCCTGGAAAGAGTACTGCCCATGAGCAGGCTGTTGGAGCTTGAAGCCGAGAGAGGAAGCACGGATACAGATTATCTGATTATTTCCTGTCACCGCGGCGCCGGACTTCAGCAGGCGGCTGAACAGCTCAGGCTGGCCGGGAATGGCATCGAGTGGCTGGATATTCCTGGTGAAGGGAGGAATAGCGCATGA
- a CDS encoding alpha/beta hydrolase: MMSSSIEMLTAIKNHLKQNNQTAGKTAMQIRLELAESAKRLQQLPFISAEKADMNGLQGEWVNACKGHNPEDRRKVILYFHGGGFISGSCEVYRDLAARISAASGVPVLTVEYRLAPEHVYPAANDDCYSAYCRLLETGLQPEDIILGGDSVGATLALMTMITLRESGGRLPAAAFLLSPHGDLVHLDGESYDSNAELDPTGSREGNRRILRDYLGGYAGEPPALLSPLKLCLHGLPPLLIQAGDQEVLLSDAEKLAERIRAERGEVTLEIWENMWSVFQMMSAMLPEAQEAIGNIGSFVRKTWKL; this comes from the coding sequence ATGATGTCAAGTTCAATAGAAATGCTTACCGCCATCAAAAATCATTTGAAGCAAAATAACCAGACTGCCGGAAAAACAGCAATGCAAATTCGGCTGGAGCTGGCGGAGTCCGCCAAACGTCTGCAGCAGCTTCCGTTCATATCTGCCGAAAAGGCAGATATGAACGGGCTTCAAGGGGAATGGGTAAATGCCTGTAAGGGTCATAACCCGGAGGACAGAAGGAAGGTTATTCTCTATTTTCACGGGGGAGGGTTTATCTCCGGAAGCTGTGAAGTTTACCGTGATCTGGCTGCGAGAATTTCTGCCGCAAGCGGTGTGCCGGTACTGACAGTAGAGTATCGTCTTGCTCCTGAGCATGTGTATCCCGCCGCCAATGATGATTGTTATTCCGCCTATTGCCGGCTTCTGGAGACGGGCCTGCAGCCGGAGGATATTATCCTTGGCGGGGATTCTGTAGGTGCCACGCTTGCGCTCATGACGATGATCACACTGCGGGAATCAGGGGGAAGGCTACCGGCTGCAGCGTTCCTGCTCTCTCCGCATGGCGATCTCGTTCATCTCGACGGCGAGTCCTATGACAGCAACGCTGAACTGGACCCCACAGGGAGCCGGGAGGGGAACCGGAGAATCCTGCGGGATTACCTCGGCGGCTATGCCGGTGAGCCTCCTGCGCTGCTCTCTCCGCTTAAGCTCTGCCTGCATGGGCTGCCGCCGCTGTTGATCCAGGCCGGGGATCAGGAAGTGCTGTTAAGTGATGCCGAAAAGCTGGCAGAGCGTATTCGTGCTGAAAGAGGGGAGGTCACACTGGAAATTTGGGAAAATATGTGGAGTGTGTTCCAGATGATGTCCGCTATGCTCCCCGAAGCACAGGAGGCAATTGGGAATATCGGGAGTTTTGTCCGGAAAACGTGGAAGTTATAA
- a CDS encoding NADP-dependent oxidoreductase, which produces MKAIALTSFGIPEVLKELELPVPSLTDTQVLIEMRASSINPADYLFRSGAILQSPMAHKFQDQLQLPMVLGNEVAGIVQEVGRKVTQFKPGDRVMGMVQRGSYMDYVAVEEDHLAVIPESLSFEEAGAAPTVALTAWQALFEHGHLQPGQRILIQAGAGGVGHVAVQLAKQHGAYVIATARDYNHDFVRGLGADEVIDYTKADFTTQITDPVDIVLDTAKDASTFGTGLPGEIGEKNFSVIKDGGTYISVVAFGINQYPKVRNIHAHFFQAQPNRTDFESIAHHMKGNKLKIHVNETFAFTAQGLHQAYRKSEELPKRGKIVISKNLSL; this is translated from the coding sequence ATGAAAGCTATTGCTTTGACAAGCTTTGGAATCCCAGAAGTGCTGAAGGAACTGGAACTGCCGGTTCCCTCACTCACCGATACACAGGTGCTCATCGAAATGCGCGCCTCTTCCATTAATCCAGCAGATTATTTATTTCGCAGCGGCGCGATTCTCCAGAGTCCAATGGCCCACAAATTTCAGGATCAATTGCAATTGCCCATGGTTCTTGGTAATGAAGTAGCCGGCATCGTTCAAGAGGTTGGTAGGAAAGTGACTCAATTCAAACCTGGGGATCGTGTTATGGGCATGGTTCAACGAGGTTCTTATATGGACTATGTTGCGGTGGAAGAAGATCATCTTGCCGTGATCCCTGAAAGTCTCTCCTTTGAAGAGGCAGGTGCCGCTCCTACGGTTGCCCTGACAGCTTGGCAAGCACTGTTTGAGCATGGCCATCTTCAACCGGGACAACGTATTCTTATTCAGGCGGGCGCCGGAGGAGTGGGACATGTAGCCGTCCAGTTGGCCAAACAACATGGAGCATATGTTATCGCAACCGCGAGGGACTATAATCATGATTTCGTCAGAGGACTTGGTGCTGACGAGGTCATCGACTATACTAAAGCCGACTTTACGACCCAAATAACAGATCCTGTTGATATCGTATTGGATACCGCCAAGGACGCATCCACTTTCGGTACCGGGTTACCAGGTGAAATCGGAGAGAAGAACTTCTCGGTCATCAAGGATGGTGGAACTTATATCTCAGTAGTGGCATTCGGAATCAATCAATATCCGAAGGTCCGCAATATTCACGCACATTTCTTCCAAGCCCAACCTAACCGTACCGATTTTGAATCCATCGCTCACCATATGAAAGGCAATAAATTAAAAATCCATGTCAATGAGACATTTGCCTTTACCGCTCAAGGCCTGCATCAAGCGTATCGCAAAAGCGAAGAGTTGCCGAAACGGGGAAAAATCGTCATATCGAAAAACTTGAGTTTATAA
- a CDS encoding efflux RND transporter periplasmic adaptor subunit — MKRIIKWIIIVAILAVAGYFIYDKMSKPKEQLQPAEPAQVISFPVTKESMTKSIQIKGTSKYEHETLVYAPFASKVTEWKVENGGQVKKGAVMYTLDTETLKNEIATQEATIRKAKLEAELNAFVSQQTEESAAVGATEAERLKALATQETSRIGDDLNQVNAEIQAREIADKKKKIQSASYHAPSSGIFLFDNASEIPRMVTDNQYLGKIVDLSKLQFIALVGEQDVFNIKPGMKVKVKMTASKDVKLTGVVKKVSKFATTVSAKDTTTTQAPQFEVVISLEPNELLIGGLSLTGEIETLRKDNVTAVSNIAIIHEGDLSYVMLDKGNGQTEKVQVKTGLETTDKVEILSGLKPGDTVVLQ; from the coding sequence ATGAAGAGGATTATAAAGTGGATTATCATAGTGGCGATACTGGCGGTCGCCGGTTATTTTATCTATGACAAAATGAGTAAACCCAAAGAGCAGCTTCAGCCAGCGGAGCCGGCGCAGGTCATCTCTTTCCCGGTAACCAAAGAATCGATGACAAAATCCATCCAGATTAAAGGCACATCAAAGTATGAGCATGAAACCCTGGTCTATGCTCCATTTGCTTCCAAAGTAACGGAATGGAAAGTAGAAAACGGAGGGCAAGTGAAAAAAGGCGCAGTGATGTATACGCTAGACACTGAAACACTCAAGAATGAAATTGCCACCCAGGAGGCAACGATCCGCAAAGCTAAATTGGAAGCTGAGCTGAATGCCTTCGTCAGCCAACAGACTGAGGAGTCAGCAGCTGTCGGCGCTACTGAAGCAGAACGGTTAAAAGCGCTGGCCACCCAAGAGACTTCAAGAATCGGCGATGACCTAAACCAGGTAAATGCAGAGATTCAGGCACGGGAAATTGCGGACAAGAAAAAGAAGATTCAGTCAGCGAGCTATCATGCCCCTTCTTCAGGGATTTTCCTGTTCGACAATGCCAGTGAAATTCCACGTATGGTAACCGACAACCAGTACCTCGGCAAAATCGTGGACCTCAGCAAATTACAGTTTATCGCTCTTGTGGGTGAACAGGATGTCTTCAACATCAAGCCGGGAATGAAGGTAAAGGTCAAAATGACAGCTTCCAAGGATGTGAAGCTGACCGGAGTAGTAAAAAAGGTATCCAAATTTGCCACGACTGTATCGGCCAAGGATACAACAACTACCCAAGCGCCACAGTTTGAAGTGGTTATTTCGCTTGAGCCGAATGAGCTTTTAATTGGCGGCCTCAGCTTGACTGGCGAGATTGAAACCTTGCGCAAAGATAACGTTACTGCGGTATCCAACATTGCTATCATTCATGAAGGGGATCTCTCTTACGTCATGCTGGACAAAGGCAATGGACAAACAGAAAAGGTACAAGTTAAAACCGGATTGGAAACGACGGATAAGGTAGAGATTCTATCCGGACTAAAACCCGGCGACACCGTAGTGCTTCAGTAG
- a CDS encoding MerR family transcriptional regulator, with protein sequence MVTYLRGELAKEAKVNIETLRYYEKHGLLPQPQRTASGYRVYTEETLARIIFIQNAKNCGFTLREITKALKKSEDGKLSIPDFIMAIERKMTAVDLEIAKREKTRLLLVDLKRNLESAERHPGVQETLQILKMED encoded by the coding sequence GTGGTTACCTATTTACGCGGAGAACTGGCAAAGGAAGCGAAAGTGAATATTGAAACCTTGAGGTATTACGAGAAGCATGGTCTGCTTCCCCAGCCGCAGCGGACTGCCTCGGGTTACCGGGTGTATACGGAAGAGACACTTGCACGGATTATTTTTATACAGAACGCCAAGAACTGCGGTTTCACGCTGCGTGAAATCACAAAAGCGCTGAAGAAGTCGGAGGATGGAAAATTAAGTATACCTGATTTCATTATGGCTATAGAGCGGAAGATGACCGCTGTGGACCTTGAAATTGCCAAACGGGAGAAAACCAGGCTGCTGCTTGTTGATCTGAAAAGAAACCTCGAATCTGCCGAACGGCATCCGGGTGTGCAGGAGACGCTGCAAATCCTCAAGATGGAAGATTAG
- a CDS encoding beta-galactosidase, translated as MSKPAANERFELGVCYYPEHWPEELWADDYRRMVETGFTIVRLAEFAWSIFEPEEGVFQFELFDKAIDLAHSHGLKVILGTPTATPPAWLTERYPEVLNVTNEGVTLQHGMRRHYNYSSPKYRELCAAITRQLALHYGNHPGVAGWQIDNELNCEINVFYSESDHLAFREWVQAKYKTLDQLNDAWGTVFWNQTYTSWSQVFLPRPTPTPKQPNPHQALDEKRFISDNTISFAKIQADIIRELAPAQWVTTNGLFGHLDSHELNEKLLDFFSYDSYPQFASIHTDPEETEPLRDRSWSLSLSAVRSISPNFCIMEQQSGPGGWVNRMNMPSPKPGQMRLWTYQSIAHGADKLLYFRWRTATMGHEIYWHGLNDYHNQPNRRVREAAQIGRELAEAGKHITGTRNQAGVAILRDYDNEWDGEYDVWHGPFMWQSNKEWFKALQKRHIPNDVLYLRSKTTLEDLIPYQVLIYPHPAIMSDETAGLLDQYVQQGGTLIFGCRTGYKDTRGQCYMRPFPGAARDLCGITVEEFTMVQGTRLPTSIRWGNDPEALTGADAFNDILHVEEDTVEVMGTYASDYYAGKPAVTRNRRGKGEVWYYGAVFNAEAAHKILDSLNLSSPAAEWLELPPEVELQIRSNDKSGYAFLLNYSEEAVTITLKEPKTDLLTGEILSGSWKLEGFGVRVLY; from the coding sequence ATGAGCAAACCTGCTGCAAATGAACGATTTGAGCTTGGCGTATGTTACTATCCTGAACACTGGCCGGAGGAGCTGTGGGCCGACGATTACCGGCGGATGGTTGAAACCGGATTCACAATTGTCCGTCTGGCCGAATTTGCCTGGTCCATCTTCGAACCTGAGGAAGGTGTCTTCCAGTTCGAATTGTTCGACAAGGCTATCGATCTGGCCCACAGCCATGGATTGAAGGTAATTCTGGGCACACCTACTGCCACGCCTCCCGCCTGGCTTACCGAACGTTATCCGGAAGTTCTGAATGTTACGAATGAGGGAGTTACCCTTCAGCATGGTATGCGCCGCCACTATAATTACAGCAGCCCCAAGTACCGGGAGCTCTGTGCCGCTATCACCAGACAGCTTGCGCTGCATTACGGCAATCACCCCGGTGTGGCGGGCTGGCAGATTGACAATGAGTTGAACTGCGAAATCAATGTGTTCTACTCGGAGAGTGATCACCTTGCCTTCCGGGAGTGGGTACAGGCTAAATACAAAACGCTGGACCAGCTGAATGACGCTTGGGGGACCGTCTTCTGGAACCAGACCTACACCAGCTGGTCACAGGTCTTTCTGCCGCGTCCCACCCCTACACCCAAACAGCCCAACCCTCACCAGGCGCTGGATGAGAAAAGGTTTATTTCGGACAATACGATTTCTTTTGCCAAAATCCAGGCGGATATCATCCGTGAGCTGGCCCCCGCCCAATGGGTAACCACCAATGGCTTGTTCGGTCATCTGGACAGCCATGAGCTGAATGAGAAGCTGCTTGATTTCTTCAGCTATGACTCCTATCCGCAGTTCGCAAGCATTCATACGGACCCGGAAGAAACGGAGCCGCTGCGGGACCGGAGCTGGAGTCTCTCGCTGTCCGCAGTCCGTTCCATCAGCCCGAACTTCTGCATTATGGAACAACAATCCGGCCCCGGGGGCTGGGTCAACCGTATGAATATGCCTTCACCCAAACCGGGGCAAATGCGGCTCTGGACCTATCAGTCCATTGCCCATGGAGCGGACAAACTGCTCTACTTCCGCTGGCGCACGGCAACGATGGGCCACGAGATTTACTGGCATGGCCTGAATGATTATCACAACCAGCCGAACCGCAGAGTAAGGGAGGCCGCACAGATCGGACGGGAGCTGGCTGAAGCAGGCAAGCATATTACCGGCACCCGCAATCAGGCGGGCGTTGCCATTCTGCGTGATTATGACAATGAATGGGACGGTGAATACGATGTCTGGCATGGACCGTTCATGTGGCAGAGCAACAAGGAATGGTTCAAGGCGCTGCAAAAGCGGCATATCCCGAATGATGTCCTCTACCTCCGCAGCAAGACCACGCTCGAAGACCTCATTCCATATCAGGTGCTGATCTACCCGCATCCGGCGATAATGAGCGATGAGACTGCCGGGCTGCTTGATCAATATGTGCAGCAGGGCGGAACACTTATTTTTGGCTGCCGGACCGGATACAAGGATACGCGCGGACAATGCTATATGCGGCCTTTTCCCGGTGCAGCCAGGGATCTGTGCGGAATCACCGTTGAGGAATTCACCATGGTCCAAGGCACCCGACTGCCGACCTCTATCCGCTGGGGAAATGACCCTGAGGCACTTACCGGGGCAGATGCTTTTAACGATATTCTTCACGTGGAAGAGGACACTGTAGAGGTCATGGGCACCTACGCGTCTGATTATTATGCCGGCAAACCTGCGGTTACCCGAAACCGGCGGGGTAAAGGTGAAGTTTGGTACTACGGAGCCGTTTTTAATGCAGAAGCAGCCCATAAAATCTTGGACAGCCTGAATCTTAGCTCCCCTGCCGCTGAATGGCTGGAGCTGCCCCCGGAAGTGGAGCTGCAGATCCGCAGCAATGATAAGTCCGGCTATGCATTTCTGTTGAACTACAGCGAAGAAGCCGTAACGATCACGCTCAAAGAGCCTAAAACCGATCTCCTGACCGGTGAAATCCTCTCCGGCTCCTGGAAGCTGGAAGGCTTCGGGGTTAGGGTGCTCTATTAA